GCTCTTCATCGGAGACCTCTAGGTTTTCGGTGTTGGGCGCAATGATGAATTTTCTGTCTGAATTTGCCTTGATGTTGGAGTCGGGTTCCGATACCGGCAGGTCATATTCTGTTGAGTCTACGCCGTCGGCTATACTGCCGCAAATTTCGTTGGATTGTTTTGTAAAATCCTCTATGATGACATTAAAATCACCTATACTATCTGTATTCGTTGCGAAACAGAATACCTTTAAATTGCCGTTGTCGTTGCATGCGGCATCCTGTGAGACAACAGTCTTTCCAATAGAGCATGATTCCTTAAATGATTTTAAAATATCCTTGCATGCATCACCAAAGTTTCTTAGCCACAGAGTTCTTTCTGTAGTTTTGCCATCTGCAATGCTGATTTTGGCGTCGTATTCTTTTGTGCTAGCGTATTTACCGGCAGAACAGGATGCGTGCGCTCCATTTTCATCACCGTAAACAACGACTTCGCCTTGGGCGATTTTCTTTCTTGCCGTAACCGATGTGGTGAAAACGATGTCCTGTTTTGCAATTGCTTCGTTATTCGAAGAACTGCTGTTGATTTCTTCGTCTGCCGAACTAGTAATTGCGTTGTCCGAGGAACTTGTTGTCACCTTGTTCGAAGAACTGCTGTTTTCGGCGGTCGCATTCGGAATAGTCGTGGAGCCCGCAGTGGTAGGGCTGTCCGAGGAGCAGGCTGCCAGCGCAATAAGGGCAATTGCTCCCGCCATGTAGAAATTTTGTTTAATGTTAAGCATGGCTTTCTCCTTCAATCTTATTTGTGAAAGGGAAAAGTTGAAAATTCAATCCGTAGACTTGATTTAGGTTGTCGCTTTCGTTTGCGATGGCGGCAATCTTCTTGGCGCAAATGTTGATTTCGTCAACAATTCGTGAATAGGTTTCTTCGTTAACACCGATCGTCATTCCAGTAAAGTAGCGCTCGCTTGCGTTGTATCGGTCTACTGCACGCACGGCCATGCTGCCCATTTCCTTGTGCATTTCGCGAATGGCGATCGGGAGGGCTTCTGGCGAACCGACGACTGCTTTTTCAGTTTGCGAATAGACTTTATCGCCGTCTTTCTTGAGGAATCCTGCTTTCACTAAGAAAGCGAGAATGTCGCGGATCTCTTCAGCCGAAACATACTCTTTGCATTCGTCGGCGATTTTTCGTGGCTGAGCGTCGGGCATCATGGGGGCAAGTTCACGAATGACGGGGTATTTCCAGGATTCGTAGTACTGGAATGCATCGCTATCGATAACGCGAACCTTGTGCTCTTGGGCAATCCTTGACATTTCCAAGAAAGCTGTTTTTTTGACGCTATCCTTTATGGCATTTCCGAAAATAACGAGTTGCTCAAAGTATTCGGCTTCGTGACCAATCAACCCCATGGCTTTGGCAACTTGGGCTGTTTTGACCTTGCTCAGTTTGCTTTTGCCCATGCAAACCAGTTTCAGGTAGTTTGAAGACGAAAAACCGGCATTCTTGCTGAATTCACGCCACGAAAATGCTCCGCTTTTTTTGCGGGAATCGTAGTAATCCTGCATAAATGCGTGGTAATCTCTGTATTCGAGGACCGACTTCATATTTATAAAACTAGATTCTGCAATTACAAAAGTCAATGTTCTTATAACACAAAAATCGCTGAATTTTACGAAAATCGCCGATTTTTAGCCGGTTAATTCAAGTTTTTGATTCTAAATAACACACTTTGTGTTATAGAGAAAAATAGCGATGAAATCAGAAAATTTTTATATCTTGTAAATCAAGAACTTAAAAGGAGTAAACAATGCGTAAAGATCTCGGTGTTAAAGCTTACTTGTACCCGCAGCCTACCTTGGTGATTGCGACGTATAACGAAGACGGTTCTACGAATGCCATGGTGGCCGCTTGGGGCTCCATTAGCGATACAAACCAGGTGGCTATTTACGTGGCGCACAGCCATAAGACCATGCCGAATATTTTGGCCCGCAAGGCGTTTACCGTGAGCATGGCGACGGCAAAGAACATCAAGGCAATCGATTACTTGGGAATTACGTCGGGCAATAAGGTCGCCGACAAGTTTGCTCATTCGGGCCTGACCTCTGTCAAGAGCGCTCATGTGGATGCCCCGCTGATTGCGGAACTTCCGCTCGCATTGGAATGCAAGTTCGTAAGCTACAACGAAGATTCGGAACTTTTGCTCGGGGAAATCGTGAATGTGTCTGTCGACGATTCCGTACTCGATGAATCCGGCAAGCTCTCAGTTGAAAAGCTCGCGCCGGTGTGCTACGATTCTGCAGGCCATGGATACTACGTGATGGAACGCCGCGTAGGCAACGCCTTTAGCGACGGAAAACTACTTTAAAGAGCGCTTGGGCAAAAAGGAGGCTCAATGAAATTTTATTTAGGAAGTGCAATTCTTGCGCTTGCTTTGCTCGCCGCATGCAGTGACGATAATTCTAGTTCGCCAGCACCGGAAAGTTCTTCTGCCCAGGAACTCGGCGGTTCCGAAGTTGTTTCTAGCAGTTCTGGAGAAGCCGTTTCGAGTAGCTCCGAAGCTGTTCCGGAATCAAGTAGCACAGAAATGGCGCCGGAATCAAGCTCCGAAATCGAATCTAGCGAATCTTCTGCGGATACTGTATGGAATAGGGCGGCCCTTACATGGTATACATCTTGGCCGGAACCCGGCAGCGAAGAATGTGAAGACTATAATGGCTGCACCTGGGCGGGTTGGTTTGCAGGTCTCGAAGATCAGCAGACCGAAGAATGGGTTAGCGAACATAACATTATCGCCATTCATGAAAAAGACTGGGATACGTACAAATTAAAGACCTTTAGACTTCGCAAGGGTGGCTACACGATTGATGCCGTAGTTTACGACAAGTGCGCCGATAGCGACTGCGATGGTTGCTGCACCAAGAATGCAGGCAAAATCGGATTCTTGATAGATATCGAAAGCTACACTCGCGCTCGTTTTAATAACTACGGTTCTGGTGTTGTTGAATGGACCTGTCTTGACTGCGAATAATCCGGTTTTTGTAATATGAAGATTC
The sequence above is drawn from the Fibrobacter sp. UWB15 genome and encodes:
- a CDS encoding TIGR02147 family protein, with the translated sequence MKSVLEYRDYHAFMQDYYDSRKKSGAFSWREFSKNAGFSSSNYLKLVCMGKSKLSKVKTAQVAKAMGLIGHEAEYFEQLVIFGNAIKDSVKKTAFLEMSRIAQEHKVRVIDSDAFQYYESWKYPVIRELAPMMPDAQPRKIADECKEYVSAEEIRDILAFLVKAGFLKKDGDKVYSQTEKAVVGSPEALPIAIREMHKEMGSMAVRAVDRYNASERYFTGMTIGVNEETYSRIVDEINICAKKIAAIANESDNLNQVYGLNFQLFPFTNKIEGESHA
- a CDS encoding flavin reductase family protein, with product MRKDLGVKAYLYPQPTLVIATYNEDGSTNAMVAAWGSISDTNQVAIYVAHSHKTMPNILARKAFTVSMATAKNIKAIDYLGITSGNKVADKFAHSGLTSVKSAHVDAPLIAELPLALECKFVSYNEDSELLLGEIVNVSVDDSVLDESGKLSVEKLAPVCYDSAGHGYYVMERRVGNAFSDGKLL